From the genome of Nicotiana sylvestris chromosome 2, ASM39365v2, whole genome shotgun sequence, one region includes:
- the LOC138882940 gene encoding uncharacterized protein, whose product MSSQSTYKPHYRQGTRGPSSSGHRNSRQIYATTPVCQTCGRSHLGQCRVLTGECFRCVQLGHHLRDCPQPPRNFNQASIQSAAPTQTTRTTSGATVSTPVGESLLAEYVYRACHIRVEGRDTLVDLIVLDMINFDMLIGTKWLSSCYTIVDWHTKIVKFEIPNEPSFILRGSRVPEICKVVSFMKAQRLLKKGCLGLLAIVNDTRKETVSIENLPVVREFSNVFPEDLPRLPLVREEDFGIDLLPDTQPISIPPYRMAPAE is encoded by the exons ATGTCTTCACAGTCTACATACAAACCACATTATAGACAAGGTACTAGGGGACCATCATCTTCTGGACATCGTAATTCTAGGCAGATATATGCCACTACTCCAGTCTGCCAGACTTGTGGTAGATCACATTTAGGCCAATGTCGTGTTCTAACTGGAGAGTGCTTTCGGTGTGTCCAGTTGGGACATCACTTGAGGGATTGCCCTCAGCCTCCGAGAAATTTCAACCAGGCTTCTATTCAATCAGCTGCACCGACTCAGACTACTCGTACTACTTCAGGTGCTACAG TTTCTACTCCTGTTGGAGAGTCTCTGTTAGCTGAATACGTGTATCGTGCTTGTCATATTAGGGTTGAGGGTAGAGATACTCTAGTTGACCTTATTGTACTTGATATGATTAACTTTGACATGCTGATCGGAACAAAATGGTTATCTTCTTGTTATACTATAGTCGATTGGCATACAAAGATAGTTAAGTTTGAGATACCTAATGAACCTAGTTTTATTCTAAGAGGGAGTCGGGTTCCAGAGATTTGCAAAGTTGTATCTTTTATGAAAGCTCAACGACTTctgaagaaaggttgtttgggtCTCTTAGCTATTGTAAATGATACAAGAAAGGAAACAGTTAGTATAGAAAATTTACCAGTAGTGAGAGAATTTTCTAATGTATTTCCTGAGGATTTACCAAGATTGCCTCTAGTACGAGAAGaagactttggtattgatttgctaCCTGACACACAACCCATATCGATACCCCCATATcgaatggcaccagcagagtgA